A DNA window from Castanea sativa cultivar Marrone di Chiusa Pesio chromosome 7, ASM4071231v1 contains the following coding sequences:
- the LOC142643740 gene encoding fatty acid amide hydrolase produces MVKMRVMVPAEDVDLSTVKYEPETIQAPHLMGLVFKLFVRILETRVLGSLIVSHLKKQNKMVEMLQNTVIPEAPMFKPEFPPQEPEHGVVVLKENGIPEDRVESALKCLPHYDPASRGNVEPASSFQYWKIRDYAHAYRSRLVTPSTVAEQIIPVIKEFSSKKPPTPLLISFDAEEVRKQAAASTQRFEEGKPLSILDGIFMAIKDDIDCFPHPSKGASTWMHEFRSVNKDSVCVSKLRSCGVIFLGKANMHEFGMGTTGNNPNYGTTRNPHAPERYTGGSSSGPAAIVASGLCSAALGTDGGGSIRIPSSLCGVVGLKSTYGRTDMKGSLCGNGTVEIIGPIATTVEDVMLVYAAILGSSPADRISLKPSEPCLPILSTNESLNALGSLRLGKYTAWFNDVNSTDISDKCEDILDLLSKTHGCEMVEIVIPELLEMRTAHLVSIGSEMLSSVNPYCEEGKGVRFNYDTRTSMALFRSYTATDYVAAQRFRRRLMYHHMEIFKKVDFIVTPTTGMTAPIIPPSALQLGETDMQVTGDLMRFIIAANLLGLPAISVPVGYDKQGLPIGLQLIGRPWGEASLLRVAFAIEELCAKSRKKPATFYDVLKTN; encoded by the exons atggtaaaaatGCGTGTCATGGTTCCGGCAGAGGACGTTGACTTGTCCACCGTCAAGTACGAGCCTGAAACAATCCAAG CACCGCATTTGATGGGGTTGGTGTTCAAGCTGTTTGTTAGGATACTGGAAACAAGGGTGTTGGGTTCTCTGATTGTGTCTCACTtgaaaaagcaaaataaaatggttGAG ATGTTGCAGAATACTGTCATACCTGAGGCTCCCATGTTTAAACCTGAATTCCCTCctcaag AACCAGAACATGGGGTTGTTGTCCTTAAAGAAAATGGAATACCTGAGGACCGAGTTGAATCAGCCTTAAAGTGTCTTCCACATTATGATCCTGCCAGCCGTGGGAACGTGGAACCAGCTTCATCATTCCAGTATTGGAAGATACGTGATTATGCCCATGCTTATCGGTCTAGGCTTGTGACCCCATCTACG GTGGCAGAGCAGATCATCCCAGTTATCAAAGAGTTCAGCAGCAAGAAACCCCCAACACCATTATTGATTTCCTTTGATGCTGAGGAAGTCAGGAAGCAGGCTGCAGCCTCTACACAAAGGTTTGAGGAAG GAAAACCATTATCTATATTGGACGGGATTTTCATGGCAATTAAGGATGACATAGATTGCTTTCCTCATCCATCTAAGG GTGCAAGTACATGGATGCATGAGTTTCGCTCTGTTAACAAGGATTCGGTTTGTGTTTCAAAATTGCGTAGCTGTGGTGTAATCTTTTTAGGCAAGGCAAATATGCATGAGTTTGGCATGGGTACAACAGGAAATAATCCAAATTACGG AACAACAAGAAATCCTCATGCACCTGAAAGGTATACTGGCGGATCTTCCTCTGGTCCAGCAGCAATTGTAGCTTCTGGACTATGTTCAGCTGCACTTGGAACAGACGGCGGAG GTTCCATTCGTATTCCTTCATCCCTTTGTGGTGTAGTGGGCTTAAAGTCAACATATGGACGGACAGATATGAAAGG ATCATTATGTGGTAACGGGACTGTGGAAATTATTGGACCAATTGCGACAACAGTGGAGGATGTCATGCTAGT GTATGCAGCAATCTTGGGCTCCTCTCCTGCAGATAGAATCAGTTTGAAACCG TCTGAACCTTGTTTGCCTATACTGTCAACAAATGAAAGTTTAAATGCTTTGGGATCTTTACGGCTGGGAAAATACACAGCG TGGTTTAATGACGTAAATTCAACTGATATCTCTGATAAGTGTGAAGATATTCTAGATCTGCTGTCAAAAACTCATGGTTGTGAA ATGGTGGAGATTGTTATACCTGAGCTCCTTGAAATGCGTACTGCTCATCTTGTTTCAATTGGATCTGAAATGCTGTCTTCTGTGAATCCTTATTGTGAAGAAGG GAAAGGGGTGAGGTTTAATTATGATACTCGTACTAGCATGGCACTTTTTCGATCATATACTGCAACAGACTATGTGGCTGCCCAGCGTTTTAG GCGAAGGCTTATGTACCATCACATGGAGATCTTCAAGAAGGTTGATTTCATAGTGACCCCTACAACTGG CATGACAGCTCCCATAATACCTCCTAGTGCACTTCAGTTGGGGGAGACAGATATGCAGGTTACAG GTGATCTTATGCGGTTTATCATTGCAGCAAATCTTCTTGGACTTCCTGCTATTTCTGTGCCT GTCGGTTATGATAAACAAGGACTTCCAATAGGTTTGCAACTGATAGGCCGTCCATGGGGTGAAGCTTCACTCTTGCGTGTGGCGTTTGCAATAGAG GAACTGTGTGCAAAGTCTAGGAAAAAGCCTGCAACTTTTTATGATGTTCTGAAGACTAATTAA